One segment of Paenibacillus rhizovicinus DNA contains the following:
- a CDS encoding carbohydrate ABC transporter permease → MMMIQKASLRRRKSIFRTSIPYLYVLPSIIVMGCLLAYPMFYNLYVSLHRWQLARPDKPFIGFDNFKAVLTDEIFMKVMTTTVIWTVAGVLLQMLLGLFASLYVDERRRSKGVLRSLLLLPWVLPGVVTALMWSWMLQSDMGILNYILQSLHITDHPISWLGSTTHAMWTLVFVNTWKAFPFWFLMLLAGLQDIPNDQVEAARIDGARWLGIVRYVKIPHLTPIIGATGVITTIWTLNYFDLIWVTTKGGPMDTTSTLPIYTYRLAFEFFDFGKSSAMAIVSLVLIGIICSPYLRAMLKSIKE, encoded by the coding sequence ATGATGATGATACAAAAAGCGAGCTTACGCAGACGGAAATCGATTTTTCGAACGAGCATTCCTTACTTATATGTCCTGCCTTCCATTATCGTAATGGGCTGTTTGCTGGCCTACCCGATGTTCTACAATTTGTATGTCAGCTTGCACCGCTGGCAGCTGGCCCGCCCCGACAAGCCTTTTATCGGATTCGATAATTTCAAGGCGGTCCTGACGGACGAGATCTTCATGAAAGTGATGACGACGACCGTCATTTGGACGGTTGCGGGCGTACTGCTGCAGATGCTCCTTGGTTTGTTCGCCTCGCTGTACGTGGATGAGCGCAGAAGAAGCAAAGGCGTGCTCCGCTCCTTGCTGCTGCTTCCTTGGGTGCTGCCCGGCGTCGTCACCGCTCTCATGTGGAGCTGGATGCTGCAGTCGGATATGGGCATTCTCAATTATATTTTGCAGTCGCTGCATATTACGGACCATCCGATTTCCTGGCTCGGTTCGACGACGCACGCGATGTGGACGCTCGTCTTCGTCAATACGTGGAAGGCGTTCCCGTTCTGGTTCCTCATGCTGCTCGCCGGCTTGCAGGATATTCCGAACGATCAGGTCGAAGCGGCGCGGATCGACGGCGCGAGATGGCTGGGCATCGTCCGCTACGTGAAAATCCCCCATTTGACGCCGATTATCGGCGCGACGGGCGTCATCACGACGATTTGGACGCTCAACTATTTCGACCTCATCTGGGTGACGACGAAGGGCGGACCGATGGACACGACTTCGACGCTGCCGATTTATACGTACCGTCTGGCCTTTGAATTCTTCGACTTCGGCAAGTCCTCCGCGATGGCCATCGTCAGCCTCGTGCTGATCGGCATCATTTGCTCGCCTTATCTGCGCGCCATGCTGAAATCGATTAAGGAGTGA
- a CDS encoding ABC transporter substrate-binding protein has product MNNRYGKLSILPLSTVMIALLATGCGNNDNGGNSGTNAGTNAGTNAGNTASTNAGGNAAAGTNNGGDAKSGPKEKLVYYGFSEWTSDPAYAPVFEELKAKFEEQNPGYTVEFQSDPWGTWDTKYKVMFASGNAPDVFIVNNPDFPTFANSGYLLDLGSKLDASAFSDYFPGILSMYKWQGKNMALPYTTDARVLWYNKDIFTQAGLDPNKPPTTWAELQQDAAAITKATDGKVAGFGMDLGLKEFPSQSLFTASNGNIISVDDSGKVTPTVNTPEFKGYLSLLQSLKPSFESDYATLDHLKLGTLFAQKKVGMVIAGTWITDQNADIKGASFVGQSLVPKMDGGAPDGSFGGGFGIGVSANSKHPEQAIKLAQLMTSVDFNARTVSDVPANNASLAVSKFATDPAYKVFMDQIKFARQSQPKTLFYSEIDSAVYDTVSKVLVGNQSVDDAVADLEGKINKITTAK; this is encoded by the coding sequence GTGAACAACCGTTATGGCAAGCTGTCTATTCTTCCGCTCTCTACCGTCATGATCGCGCTGTTGGCAACAGGCTGCGGGAACAATGACAACGGCGGCAACTCAGGAACGAACGCAGGAACGAATGCAGGAACGAACGCAGGGAATACAGCATCGACGAACGCGGGCGGTAATGCAGCTGCGGGAACGAACAACGGCGGCGATGCGAAATCGGGACCGAAAGAGAAGCTCGTCTACTACGGTTTCTCGGAATGGACGTCCGATCCGGCTTACGCGCCGGTGTTCGAAGAACTGAAAGCGAAATTCGAAGAACAGAACCCGGGCTACACGGTGGAATTCCAAAGCGATCCGTGGGGAACATGGGACACCAAATATAAAGTCATGTTCGCCAGCGGCAACGCGCCCGACGTCTTCATCGTGAACAACCCGGACTTCCCGACGTTCGCGAATTCCGGCTACCTGCTCGATCTCGGATCGAAGCTTGACGCCAGCGCGTTCTCGGATTATTTCCCGGGCATCCTCTCCATGTATAAATGGCAGGGCAAGAATATGGCGCTTCCTTATACGACGGACGCGCGCGTGCTGTGGTACAACAAGGACATTTTCACGCAAGCGGGTCTCGATCCGAATAAGCCGCCGACTACGTGGGCCGAATTGCAGCAAGACGCAGCGGCGATCACGAAAGCGACCGACGGCAAAGTGGCAGGCTTCGGCATGGATCTCGGCTTGAAGGAATTCCCGTCGCAAAGCTTGTTCACCGCATCGAACGGCAACATCATCTCGGTCGATGACAGCGGCAAAGTAACGCCGACGGTCAACACGCCTGAATTCAAAGGCTATCTGTCGCTGCTTCAATCGTTGAAGCCTTCGTTCGAGTCGGATTACGCGACGCTCGACCATCTGAAGCTCGGCACGCTGTTCGCGCAGAAGAAAGTCGGCATGGTCATCGCGGGCACTTGGATTACGGATCAGAACGCGGATATCAAAGGCGCATCCTTCGTCGGCCAATCGCTCGTTCCGAAAATGGACGGGGGCGCGCCGGACGGCTCTTTCGGCGGCGGCTTCGGCATTGGCGTATCCGCGAACAGCAAGCATCCCGAACAAGCCATCAAACTCGCGCAGCTGATGACTTCGGTCGACTTCAATGCCCGTACCGTGAGCGACGTGCCTGCGAACAACGCTTCGCTCGCCGTTTCCAAATTCGCGACGGATCCGGCTTATAAAGTGTTCATGGATCAAATCAAATTCGCCAGACAGTCCCAGCCGAAGACGCTCTTCTACAGCGAGATCGATTCCGCGGTCTACGATACTGTATCGAAGGTGCTGGTAGGCAATCAATCGGTCGACGACGCCGTAGCCGATCTGGAAGGCAAGATCAACAAAATCACGACAGCGAAATAA